One Dunckerocampus dactyliophorus isolate RoL2022-P2 chromosome 18, RoL_Ddac_1.1, whole genome shotgun sequence genomic region harbors:
- the ubn2b gene encoding ubinuclein-2b: MAEPRKVPFVTLSSFNTSTPSTLEFSKKRRREDEAVTLGRDGGGNVAGSGGDGGLFGNTKSDVAEPGETKPTVRLDLCLSEPSERGSAEFNYTELVVSIPSRPSQVKPAGSTVPKGLTPPLDPNDPLADDERERREVEELARKFESKYGGAAKKKKRDRMQDLIDIGYGYDETDPFIDNSEAYDELVPASLTTKHGGFYINTGTLQFRPTSDSEGENTENNHIKMKDGEERVIKKRRKKQDGAILEEKKPRKNRVPKPGVSSLNRPEKKKRKKLMKDSIQLANMLRRFTREKEEERKRNMVTASLPRPNSKVPIANSVVVNSQSKAVAGNDCNMADLTTDPAVMSLLGTANNDVLQDMMGDLDFAMLDSPQPSSPTQGENGSFGMGHKAGLGRVSQGNVMSPPPLPTGLPGPLSKRIEDLRAASRLFDEEGRKKFFTLDMNNILLDIELQVQEQPGDVRSAVYSHLEAFVPCNKEALLKRLKKLSLNIQDDRLRTPLLKLKLAVCSVMPEQIARYNMDCIAKVAKQQSEEGEKNGSEDDDEEKPGKRVMGPRKKFVWDDKLRSLLCNLVRVKLSCYELEGKNSSPEDYLKAFMETEVKPLWPKGWMQARMLFKESVMAHGHLTGYTAKRRIVTTPKAKPKEAAWVRTTPSAGVPPTPAGQVAKRPCQLPSEPICVDSLDDDLAVPSLDSISQALVILGNAAKGLAQGDSPPSPDRPKSTTNPAPPSHVSPLIQQQKKNSVSMASSNAPLYMSTSSSPAAPLSRPSSVTFSPVSSVKVDAMGVVKGPGQLHRHSVLNIQRPVGVGVGVAKVNSPSSASKPRPPPTASPLAPPGSKMGVSTSSSGLIKCSNSKGVNSGDAVVITSPPSRPTPHPSPAHVTPKTFLPTPLPLTPQSKPSPSPSHPGVQPAPQSAFITPMHATLTKSTHSGITPIVKLTPRTLNSAVSTSSSPAPSQSARSQAAPPMQQQFSSKSPAGFRPPFSGAQAAAAKVGQGGYTPPGSQKSPLIMSSSTANTSLISTSSMAKHSGSSTTPTPPSANTGQRQRPGGLTSQGPKPVASVPSSASSPLPQVSSAGGSGLLGSTASLPLGFGMLGGLVPVSLPFQFPSLLNLPPLGTAGSSTAAGDSAASSNAPFLAQNLYKSLQSGSQVALPPHLQLAFSDVNQSQGDAKRKTL; encoded by the exons GTAAAACCAGCAGGTTCAACTGTCCCAAAAGGACTCACACCCCCACTGGACCCCAACGACCCACTTGCTGATGATGAACGGGAGAGACGTGAGGTGGAAGAGTTGGCCAGGAAGTTTGAAAGCAAATAC GGTGGTGCCgctaagaagaagaaaagggacAGGATGCAGGATCTCATTGACATCGGCTATGGTTACGATGAGACCGACCCATTTATAGACAATTCAGAAGCT TACGATGAGCTGGTACCGGCCTCCCTGACCACCAAACATGGAGGTTTCTACATCAACACGGGCACCCTGCAGTTCCGACCCACGTCCGACTCGGAAGGGGAAAACACAGAGAATAATCACATCAAA ATGAAAGACGGGGAAGAGCGTGTAATTAAAAAACGGAGGAAAAAGCAGGACGGTGCAATTTTGGAGGAGAAAAAACCCAGGAAAAATAGAGTACCAAAGCCCGG AGTGTCGTCCTTGAATCGTccagaaaagaagaagaggaagaagctaATGAAAGATTCTATCCAGCTGGCCAACATGCTGCGTCGCTTCACAAGGGAGAAGGAAGAGGAGCGAAAGAGGAACATGGTTACCGCCAGCCTGCCGAGACCCAACTCCAAAGTGCCCATTGCCAACAGTGTGGTTGTCAACAGCCAGTCAAAGGCTGTAGCCGGCAACGACTGCAACATGGCGGACCTCACCACCGACCCGGCTGTCATGTCCCTGCTTGGCACAGCCAATAACGACGTGCTGCAGGACATGATGGGGGATCTAGACTTTGCCATGCTGGACTCCCCGCAGCCCTCCAGTCCTACTCAGGGCGAGAACGGCTCCTTCGGCATGGGCCATAAAGCGGGCTTAGGCCGCGTGTCACAGGGTAATGTGATGAGTCCTCCACCCCTGCCCACTGGCCTCCCGGGCCCCCTCTCGAAGCGCATTGAAGACCTCAGAGCG GCCTCCCGTCTCTTCGACGAAGAGGGACGCAAGAAATTCTTCACATTGGACATGAACAACATCCTATTGGA tattGAGTTGCAGGTTCAGGAGCAGCCAGGAGACGTGCGTTCAGCTGTGTACTCTCACTTAGAGGCCTTCGTTCCATGTAATAAGGAAGCTCTGCTCAAGCGCCTTAAGAAGCTCAGCCTCAACATACAG GATGACCGTCTCCGTACACCCCTACTCAAGCTGAAGCTGGCCGTGTGCAGCGTGATGCCGGAGCAGATCGCTCGATACAACATGGACTGTATCGCTAAAGTGGCAAA GCAGCAGTCTGAGGAGGGAGAGAAAAATGGTtctgaggatgatgatgaggagaaGCCAGGAAAGCGGGTGATGGGACCTCGGAAGAAGTTTGTCTGGGATGACAAACTCAG GTCGTTGCTGTGTAACTTGGTGCGGGTGAAGCTGAGCTGTTACGAGCTGGAGGGTAAGAACTCGTCCCCTGAGGACTACCTCAAAGCCTTTATGGAGACTGAAGTGAAACCTCTGTGGCCCAAAGGTTGGATGCAGGCCAG GATGCTGTTTAAAGAGAGCGTCATGGCCCACGGTCACCTCACTGGCTACAC AGCGAAGAGAAGGATTGTTACCACACCCAAAGCCAAGCCAAAG GAAGCAGCGTGGGTTCGGACCACGCCCTCGGCAGGCGTCCCCCCAACCCCCGCCGGCCAGGTTGCCAAGCGACCGTGCCAGTTGCCATCTGAGCCCATATGCGTGGACTCCCTGGACGACGATCTGGCAGTTCCGTCCCTGGACTCCATTTCCCAGGCACTTGTGATCCTTGGCAATGCCGCCAAGGGCCTGGCACAAGGGGACAGCCCCCCTTCCCCCGACAGACCCAAGAGCACCAccaaccccgcccctccctctCACGTCTCACCACTCATCCAGCAGCAGAAAAAGAACTCTGTCAGCATGGCCAGCTCCAACGCCCCCCTCTACATGTCTACCTCGTCATCTCCCGCCGCCCCTTTGTCTCGGCCGTCCTCCGTCACATTCTCGCCGGTGTCGTCGGTTAAGGTGGACGCCATGGGGGTTGTTAAGGGCCCGGGTCAACTGCACCGACACTCCGTGTTGAACATTCAGAGAcctgtgggtgtgggtgtgggtgtggctAAGGTTAACTCACCGTCTTCAGCGTCTAAACCCCGCCCTCCGCCTACCGCGTCACCCCTTGCGCCCCCAGGATCGAAGATGGGCGTGTCCACTTCCTCTTCTGGCCTCATCAAATGCAGCAATAGCAAAGGAGTCAACAGTGGCGACGCCGTCGTCATTACATCACCTCCGTCTCGACCGACGCCCCATCCGTCACCCGCACACGTCACCCCCAAAACCTTCCTGCCGACGCCTTTACCACTCACCCCACAGAGCAAGCCCTCCCCCTCCCCGTCCCACCCAGGAGTTCAACCTGCGCCACAGTCCGCCTTCATCACCCCGATGCACGCCACTCTCACCAAGTCCACCCACAGCGGCATCACCCCCATCGTCAAACTCACGCCTCGCACCCTCAACTCAGCCGTCAGCACCTCCAGCTCGCCCGCACCCTCCCAGAGCGCCAGATCTCAGGCGGCCCCTCCCATGCAGCAGCAGTTCTCCTCCAAAAGCCCCGCCGGGTTCCGCCCGCCGTTCTCAGGTGCCCAGGCGGCAGCAGCCAAGGTGGGTCAGGGTGGCTACACCCCCCCCGGCAGCCAGAAGAGTCCGCTAATCATGAGCAGCAGCACAGCCAACACCAGCCTTATCAGCACCTCATCCATGGCCAAGCATTCAGGATCCAGCACCACCCCGACGCCACCCTCTGCCAACACGGGCCAGCGGCAGAGGCCGGGGGGTCTGACGTCTCAGGGGCCCAAACCGGTCGCGTCTGTCCCGTCATCGGCCTCTTCTCCGCTACCGCAG GTTTCCTCAGCAGGGGGCAGCGGTCTGCTGGGCTCCACAGCGTCTCTTCCTTTGGGCTTTGGGATGCTGGGGGGCCTCGTTCCCGTCTCGCTGCCCTTCCAGTTCCCCTCCCTGCTCAACCTGCCGCCTTTGGGCACAGCCGGCTCCAGCACGGCGGCCGGCGACTCTGCAGCCAGTAGCAACGCACCCTTCTTGGCTCAGA ATCTGTATAAGAGCCTCCAGTCGGGGTCTCAGGTTGCTCTGCCTCCTCACTTGCAGCTAGCTTTCTCAG ATGTCAACCAAAGCCAAGGGGACGCTAAAAGGAAGACGCTATGA